Below is a window of Brachyspira hampsonii DNA.
TTTATAAGTTCATTAAAATCATTTATAGACCTTGTAAATATATTTTCATCGCCGCTTATTTTATACTTTACTGAATATAATGTTGCTCTGTTATTAAGAAGCTCCACATCTAAATGATTAGATGACAGAGCATCATTAAGCATAATTAAAGCAGTTTCATAATCTTCTTCTGATTTTTTAAGTTCATATCTTATAGAATATAATATAGCTCTATTATTTGAAATAATTTCACTATTAGCATATAAAGATAAAGCATATTGAAAGTATTCATTAGCTTTTTTGAAATACTCATCTTTATTTTCCCTTCCGAACATCTTAGTATACAAAACACCTGCCCCATTTAAAGCCAAATAATTCCTATCATCTAATTGAAACATTTCCTCTATAATTTCTAATGCTTTATCATCTCTTGAATTTTTAATTTCTTTTACTAATCTTTTATACATTTCTTCTATTTCAACCCTTATAGCATCGCTTGAAGATGAATCAATCATATTCGCTATAGGATTAGAAGATTGATTTTGATTATCCTTAGCATTTTCGTTTGTATTATTATTATTTGAATATGAAGCATTACTTATACTATTATTTGTAAAATTAATTACCAGAGTGAATATAAACATAATCACTGATATAAATAAT
It encodes the following:
- a CDS encoding tetratricopeptide repeat protein; amino-acid sequence: MKEKTIRKLNLVILILFPILLLVFSITYNIYSIGTESRIRRELENFTNSLSLRMESKYMDMMTLYFKEELNNYAIANEFTNLVKEQVRLGITPHFNSLKFSIDYTIKNNVKTTTYALLFISVIMFIFTLVINFTNNSISNASYSNNNNTNENAKDNQNQSSNPIANMIDSSSSDAIRVEIEEMYKRLVKEIKNSRDDKALEIIEEMFQLDDRNYLALNGAGVLYTKMFGRENKDEYFKKANEYFQYALSLYANSEIISNNRAILYSIRYELKKSEEDYETALIMLNDALSSNHLDVELLNNRATLYSVKYKISGDENIFTRSINDFNELIKIDYNNIYALNNRSALYFTKYKNSGDKKYFDKSIEDCNTAFKINSAEAPYDNRGSLYIYKY